GAGATGTTTTGTGCTGCCATTAGGAACAGAGACTTGAAAATGGTCTGCCTTATGGAATGGGTAATGGAGGAGCCAATGGAGGAGCTACAAGTTTAGTTTTGTTAGTAACAAAGATGAGTTATCAGGTGATTTTTGCAAACTTATGCTTGAGTAACTGCTGGCATTCCTGTAAGTTTGGTATTCCATCTCAGCAGAGCTTGTTTGGTTTCTGAATGGACAGCAATGGAGTGCTGTTAGTTCTGTGTGCGTGAGCACTGTGTATCACAATACGTCATAGTCTTTATGCTGGGTAAATCTTATAGTAGGTTTTATGAGGATTCCAATGTAGCATGAGATTTCAAAGTGCTCCTTTTGCAGTTTGCTTGAACCAGAAGAGTTTTTTGagtgtgattttgttttatggTATCTATTATGGTATGTGTCTTTGGACCATACCAGTTAGATATGCTTGTGCTTTATTCTGATCATGGTGGAATGGATGTGAGCTCAGGGTGTAGTGCCAGCAATTAATGTAGCATGTTCAAAAGAGATGCGGTATTTGATAATTTTCTGcacatctgttttgttgttttggtttaaaTGATGGGAGTCAGGTTTTGGGGAACTGCCTTAATTGATGGAAACTTCTGAAGAGTCAGCATGGTTTTGTATGTTTATGTTTGATACACATAGCTTTGAATGCGTTCTTGGTTTGACTAATCAGAAAACGACTCATAATCTCAAATGACTTTTTATCTTTTATGCGTTTCAGTGCATATACTGGAACCTGGTGATCCTCCATTATTACAGCAGCCTCTGCAAACATCAAAGTCTGGTATTCAACAAATCATTGAGTGTTTTCGATCAGGTATGAAGCCGTGACTTAACTCTTAGAAAAGTTTGTTATCTTGTTATTACAGTTATTAATTTATGGTATATTTAGTgcatatttaaacaaaacaaaaaaccaacacctgACTTTCTACATATTTGCAAAATACTTGTGGCTTTTTGGTATTAAGTggtatttcttcttgtttggaTTTTCATGTACACTGGTCAAGGTATAAGGTATCTGATTCTACCCTTCTGATGTGGCAAAGCAAACTTAGTGCAAGAACACCGAGCTTGTTCTTTTCAAGCAGTTACGTAAAAAGATTTATATAAAGCAGCAGAGCTTTATGTGTATGAAATAGGTGTTTCACATAGAAGTCATTGCTGGCATGCAATGTGGTGTGTGTCTGCTCTGAGTCTTGTTGAATGACACAGTATTTTGTATGTTCTCTACCTGCATTTAAAAGCTTTatacaaaaaaaggaaaactggatATGAGAGTCACCACTAGCAGTCTTATTTATATGTGTGAGTGAATGAAATTGACGTAAAGCTTCAAATATGTGTGGCAGGCCTCTTTGACTTGAAGCAGGTTAATGGTATTTCAGTTGGCACTGGCACAAACTGCAAGTAGTCTGCCTCAAGGCAGCTTCCAGATTGTCCTTTCTGGCATTTGTTAAATTGATACTTACCTTGTTGTCTTCAGGGCGGTTGGACAGAAGGCAAAGTGACTTGGACCAAGATTTTACAAGTTAGTCTTGAGCACACAGCTTTCCATTTTGCTAAGGAGCCCTTTTGATTTCTACAGTAACCTTAAAGAAATAGATGTTAAAGCCATAACTGTGAAAGCAGTCTTAGCAGAAGGCTTCTCCAGTAGTACAGAGCATTAAGGATAACAAAATAATTAGTAACTCCTTTCTAATTGTGTTAGATtcaaatataacaaaatataatCATAATATCGTAATCAACGTTCTTATATGACTCATAGAATGAAtaacagaatggcctgggttgaaaaggactgcaaTGATCTTCTAGTTTCaacctgctatgtgcagggttgccaaccaacagaccagactgcccagagccacatccagcctggaacCTTGAAGTTCTGGAGTTCTATAATGCTGTTATGGAATAGAATGTTCTCCTATGTGAAAGTGAACTGCTGAGATTTTTCTGAGAAGTGAAATTGCTTGCTGAGGGCCTAACCTTGGCTGTTTCTGCCAGAGGATTGTTTGCAGTGTCTGATACTCTGTAGCAGTTTTTTTGACAGTGATGCTTTTCTGTCACCTACATCTACAGCTGTTAACATAATTCATAGAAGAACTGCTTGCCCCAGTGAAATGAAACTATAAAACAAAGCTACAGTAAACTGGAGGATGCATATGCTGGCAGAAAACTGACTGCTCCTTGCCACAATCAGTAGTTGGTGAGGAATGTGCAGatgcttgctttttctctgcctgaTGAGTCAACAAAACCAGTGGATGTTTtaacttattttctgtttccgGGAGTTTGTGAAGGTCTATTGTATAATTCACAAGGACCCATTAATAATAAGTAATTAGCTCTTATGAGAAGCTGCATGGTCACGTAAGAAAGATTTGAGGCCAGAGGAACCACTGCATCATCTAGTCTGACCTCTAGTAGAAGTCCTTAAAATTCTTCAGACTGGTAGTATGAATTAGACAGCACTTCGGTACTGAGTGGAAGAGAATGAACTCGAAATGAGAGAGGGGTGGGAAAGAGGGATTGAGGGATGTGTCTCCTTGATTAGGAAAAAGAGATAAATTAGATGAGTTTTTTCATTTGAGGGGGATATTTGTGCCTCAGACGTGCACTGATAGCACAAGTCAAGTTTTATTTCATGGTGCGCTGTCACCAAGCTTGAGGCCTTTTATTTGGATTACAAGTAGTGACTTATTGGAATTCCGTCTATGTGGAGCACCTTCAGTTTTGTTCAGCTGGGTTTTCACCAGTTACCAGATTCTCAAATTTGGTTACCAAGTTCTCAagcttgttgtttgttttttttttttttttttaataaatggaaGTATTTTTCCAGTGGTTTGTTGTCTgcaggtcacagaatcacagaatcacacagaatcacagaatgacccaggttggaagggacctcaaggatcatgtagttccaacccccctgcctagcagggccaccaaacatacgcctttactagatcaggttgcccagagccccgtccaacctggtcttgaacacctccaaggacggggcatccacaacctccctggacagcctgttccaggacctaaccactctcctagtaaagaactttcccctaacatccaacctaaatcttccctcttttaacttaaaaccatttcccctagtcctgctattatcagccctttcgaagagtttgctcccctcctgggagtaagttcccttcaggtattgaaaggtCAGATGAAGGTGAGGTTGGTAATGCTTGAGTAACGAGCAGTGAGAGGAAAGGACAAGAACCCAGGACAGTGGGACCAGGAAAGGCATAAGCAGAGCGGGAAAAAAATGGATGGAAGCATCAGATAGTCAAGTTTGGGTCCTGGTTTTAAGCAACTGAGGAAGGTGTTGAGCTTTACTAAAATGCAGTCATAAAAAGATTTGGAGCACTATTATTAGGCCAAGAAATAGAAAGCTAACTTGGTAAGGTTTATTCACATCGAAAACCAATTATGgaattatttgtatttgaacAAGTTTTTTGTTTAGAACACAGTTCTACAGTATGACTAAATTTGATCTTTAAATGGAATCCTTAATTGTCCATGTTAACCAAAACCTTGAGCTTCTGCCTCAGCTGGAAGAATGTATCTTGATGCCATTTTTGTTGTTTCGCAGTTATCTGTTGCATAGTTTGTACTTTGCCAACTTTCATTATAGCTTTGCTGTTTTGACTAATTtagattaattttgttttgttcctttattAAAAATCAAGTTAGGACAATTAACTGAATTTGTTTAGCCAGCGTTTCCTTCTGGTTTGGTGTGGTAAGTATTCATCATTCAGTAATTCACTGCTAATTGTGGACATTATGTTCATAGTTTTAGTGAGATGTGAAATGAAGGAATGGATTTGAAGTGTAACGCAAACAATTAAAAGAAGCAAAGTTTAAGCAAGGCAGGAGCTGGAAAGCACCTATAGTGCTAGATCAAACTTCTTACCCTTGTGGGTTTAGGGTTCTTATTTTTGAATATACAATGTACACGTATACAGTAGTCTGGAAAACCTGCACATTTTGTTGAGCAATGCGTGTTTTAACAGAACATTTTCTGagttattttattccttttgcaAGCTTGAAAATATGtctccagttctgttttcttctataaGTGCAATCACCTTCATCTTGTATCACATGCCTAAATGTAGTAACACTGGCATTAGCTTTTTGTGTTTCACTCTATGCTGcatagttttgttgtttttgtttttccttatctgGTAATTTATTATATGAAATAGATGTATATTTATTGCTTCCTTAACATGAGGagctttttaaaatgctctAGGTGCTTATTCTCTTTATCTGTCTTACAGCAACCAGACATTGTACCATGGAATCCCTATTAACGTTAGCTGTTGGTTTTGATCCAAGTCATCGTTCTTTTAGTTCACTGTAAAGTGTGTAAACcttaatttttatgtatttattttaaagtagaCTTATTTTGATAATGGAAGTTGGAGTGTGTATCACAAACTGTGCAGTGAAATGGCATTAATGCAAGATGAAATGCTGATGTGAttattgtgttttaaaatgcttttgttttcatgtgatGATGTGAATTAAAAAGTGAACAGAAAACCTTCCTTAAGtataatgtttcttttattaCAGGAACTAAACAACTTAAGCATATCTTGTTGAAAGATGTGGACACCATTTTTGAGTGTAAATTGTGCCGGAGTCTCTTCAGGGGATTACCAAATTTAATTACTCATAAAAAGTTTTATTGTCCTCCAAGTCTTCAGATGGATGATAGTAAGTTGTCCTAATTGTAGTATCTAATAAAGCCACCTGAAATTGAGAGCCTTTATGGTAGAAAACAAGCTACCACATCAAATAAATATGCATTAACAGCACAAACCCATATTTGTGTCATagtttatattattttataggTCCAGTGTTTTAATGAAAGGTGTCACTGTTAATGATTTTTAattcttcccctttttctttgttttttcttctttttattatgaAAGATAATGAAAAGTTCACCACAGAATGGGAAGCTGAGTCTCATAGAAAAGCTTGaaggcatttttgttttatatcagTAGAATTCAAAAAGAGTTTGGCTGGATCATGTAGAGCGATGTGGGTGATGTGtgtcattttcttcctgtacttggaaaatattcattaatcTCGGGTGCAATCCTTCATTGTTAGTCatgaaacagactgaaaaaaaacactctttttgaagactttttcttcagttataCCGTATTCCTTTCTCACCACTACAGCTCATTCTTCCCTCTGGGAACCAGGCAGAATGCTTGGGAACAGCACGAGGCTGCACCAGGGAAAGTTCAGAACAGACACTAGAAAAAATCTCTTTACGATAAGGGTGGTCAAACATCTCTCACGCTTGGTAGACAAGTAGTTGATGTTCCCAAGCCTGTCAGCGTTCAGGAGGCATTTGGACAATTCCCCTTAATGATATGCTTTAAATTTTGGTTAGCCCTGGAGTTttcaggcagttggacttgatgatctttgaaggtcccttccaactgaactattcTGTATTCTTGTTGCATTTATGTGATCATGTCTAGAccactttcttttttgtggAGAGTAAACTTTAttattaaaagtaattaaaaggaaaaaagaaaagtacttgcatttaaaaaaaaaaaaaagtattaaagaTTCATTTCAAGTTATAATGATTTGTTAATCTTGGTAAAGCTGGATAACTGGGGAATATGCTAGCATTCAAAGTGTTTTGTAAagctttttctgttattttagtCATCTTTGTTGGCTTCATCAACATTGGTGTGATGGTGATTTTTAGATCCTTAGTTAGCATCTTTGTACCTCGACATGTCAAAACCTATGGAATTGTAAGTGTATGTGACTTAAATGCAGGAAAGACCGAGCAAAATAAGATTAACTTGAGTATACTTCCAGTCTAGATGTTGACTAGGTTTCCTTTAATTGGCTGCTTGGCTGATACAACTGACTGTTCACTAGGAAGAGtacaaatgaaagcaacagTGCTATGTGCtccaaatgaaaagaataatacTTAGATGCTCTGAATTAAGTTGCTGCTGTGTAGGAGATATTCAGATCACTGCGGGGAATTTCAAATGGTATCATCTCAGTGCCTCGTGCTTTTATGTTAATGCACTGGAGTTTTAGTTGTGCCAGTGCTGATGTGTAGCCTGCCATGCTGGAATCTAAATCACTGAACTTACTTGGCATtgaaaaacagattattttttttttaatctcatttttcatttcatagtATGAAACCTGTAGGGTTTCTGTCCAAAAATCAGGCAGTAAGATTATCGGtacttttgcttttaaaaaatacatcgCACGTAACATCATTGCAGTAGCCAACAATGTAAATGGTTCAAAAGAACATTTGAACGAACTTTTCTGAGAATTAGTGTATTAAAACAATACTTCAAGGGCAAACTTACACTTGCAAAGTTTCCTCTTTTGTTTATGCCAGTGAAGGAGAACCCCTGtatcatcttttttttgtaGTCTGTTCCAGCTCACTGTCAGGGCAGACCACAGTGAGAACTTCTGGAGAAGCTCAGTGGGGTCATTTCTTGAAGTAAACTCACTGAATTGCTTTGAGAAATtagtaggaaaaagaagataaaattcCAAAATGATACAGAATTTTTCTGTCCTTACATTTGTTACTAAGCCTCTCAAGTGTTTTGGTAGTCCTAACAGTTTTCACTGCCCCAGAAGTTAAGTTCTGTCTCATCTATGTCTGTCCTCATGCAATGCTCAGGTTACGCAGGCATTTCATTGGTTCTGAAGGACTGCTCTGATTTCATgacaaaatgcttgttttcagaattgGGTTCATTTATTGAGAATGCCTGTTTCCAGCAGTAGGAAAATTGGTTTTTAGTTATACTTTGGACTTAAGACTGTGCTTGTTCTTAGGTGTGCAGCTTATGTCCTTAATTTTGCAATTGATACTGACTTTAGGAGGGCAATTCAATTTGAAGCAAACTAGTTTTTAGCTTAGGTGGCTTCCACATTGCCgtactggaaggctgtagtTCCACAATTGGCTTCTAATAAAAGTGTCACTTATACTGATTTAATAAAAAGGATTACTCAAAGCCTTTATGTATGAAAGATCAGAAGAATAGTAATGATTGTGCACATTCGGTGTCTGAATTGACGTAGTGGTGGAAAGACACTTTGAGTTTTGTGAAGCTTAATTCAAAATTGccaaatcatttaaaaatgtctttgcctttttttttttttctttctttctttctttccccagacCTTCCAGATATAAATGATAAACAGAGTCAAGCCATAAGTGACCTCCTGGAAGCAATCTATCCAAGAGTAGATAAGCAAGAATATATAGTTAGATTAGAACCTATAGAAACAAATCAGAATGCTGTATTTCAGTATGTGTCAAGGACTGATAGCCCAGatgagaacacagaaaacagtagTGCCCCTGATCAAGCTCCAGTACCAATGCAGGAACCCAGCACTGAACCACCCAAGGCTGTTTCAGCTCTGGCTCCAGTTGGGGAGACTGTGGAATTACCTCCTGCTGATCCTGTTACAAACAAGGTGACCCCTACTCCTGAAGAACAGCCCCCAGCAGTAACACCTGAAGTGGACTCTGTGGATAATTCTGATTTTGGCCACCAGTTGATTTGTTGTCTCTGTAGAAAAGAATTTCATTCTAGACGCAGTGTACGCCGGCATATTAGAAAAGTAcacaaaaaaaagatggaagagctgaagaagtacatagaaacaaaaaagaaaccaaatctgtgctctgcaaaAGGCCGAAATAAGAACGTTCTGGTAGCACTAGGTAGAAGTTGTCCTGTATGTTATAAATCATTTGCCACAAAAGCCAACGTAAGAAGGCATTTTGATGAAGTCCATAGAGGATTAAGAAGGGATTCCATTACTCCTGATATAGCTACAAAGCCTGGGCAACCTTTGTTCTTGGATACAGTTTCTACTAAAAAATCTTTTAAGACCCGAAAACAAAAGTCGTCTTCAAAGGCTGAATACAATTTAACTGCATGCAAATGCCTTCTGTGCAAGAGAAAATATAGTTCACAAATAATGCTGAAAAGGCACATGCAAATTGTTCACAAGATAACTCTTTCTGGGAAGAACtctaaaagagagaaagggcCCAACAATACTGCCaatggaacagaaataaaactaaaagtTGAACCAGCAGATTCTGTAGAACCTTCACCCCCTTCCATCGCTCTTTCTCCACAGAATGAATTAAAGGGAACAAATCattcaaatgagaaaaagaacacaccgtcagcacagaaaaataaagttaagcAGGACTCTGAAAACCCTAAATCAACCTCAAAGTCAACCACTAAATCAACCTGTAAATCAACTACTAAATCAACTCCTAAGTCAACCAATGCATCTGCTGCAGGTGGCCAGCAAAAAACCAGGAAGCCAAAACTTTCAGCTGGCTTTGACTTCAAGCAGCTTTACTGTAAACTCTGTAAACGCCAATTTACTTCGAAACAGAACTTGACAAAACACATTGAATTACACACAGATGGAAATAACATTTATGTTAAATACTACAGGTGTCCTCTCTGCTCTTATGAAACACGTCGCAAACGTGATGTGATAAGGCATATAACTGTAGTTCATAAAAAGTCACCACGCTACCTTGGGAAAATAACTGCAAGTTTAGAAATTAGAGCAATAAAAAAGCCAATTGATCTGGTTCTAAATAAGGTGACAAAAAGAGGCCCTCAGAgggatgaaacaaaacagattggTTCAAAACACGATGTCACCTCTAATTCGCCCAATAAAAAGTATGAAGGAGCTGATGTTGGCATTGAagtaaaagtaacaaaaaactTTTCTCTTCACCGATGCAATAAGTGTGGGAAAGCATTTGCCAGAAAAGCTTTTCTAGAACATCATAAGAAAACACACAAGGCAAATGTATCTCATTcacctgaagaaaacaaaaccaaaggcaGAAGTACAAGATCTAAAGCTGTTGTCTGGTGAGGAAAATATagtgttttgtcttttctttttccccaaacaaaacagaagcactgcCTTTTATGTTCTGTTGTACATGTATTGCCAAAAACATTATTGTTCCATAGATTTTACGGTTTAGCAGCTTAAATACTGTGATATATATCTGAATTGGttcttacttttttaaaaatgtttttagtgtTTAGAAAAAGAGTTAATTTCTAAATTTATCATGGTAGGAAACTGGAGTAGAGTATAGGTGAAGCTGTACCAAGTTGACTCTTTAAATTGCTTTAAGGCATCTATTGTAATCAAGCTATCataaggacatttctaaaacAGTGTGTTTTCAAATTATCAGTGCCTTTGGTTCATTTGAATAAGTTAGCCTGGTAACGAACATCTCGGTAACCTCACTGAAGAAGCACTAAAGGAACCACGATAAAAGCTAATGACAGAACATTTCTCTACGGATGTATTGGAATGatcattttataaatatttataaatactgtGTGTTGTCTGTGTTCTGTCCACAGAAAGACATAGAACAGTTTCTTTGAATGTAATTTGGATGCTTAATTTCTTTGGTTTAAAAGGAGTTTGGGTTAGGTTCCTAAGGACACTTCTAAAATAGTCAGGATTTGATCCTTCTAGTACTTATTTATATAAGCACAAGTTTGGAGACTTCTGgtgattcatttttaaaaaggtttGAACctgatattttttgtttgcttgttttttgccTAAATATTTATACAAGTCTGGCCAagaattttcttaatttctgccTATACAGAAcaccgtttttttttttttttttctttgtttgtttgttttttaaacacttaGGGGATTtctatatgtattttcttagttttctgtTGCCTTCATATTAAGGATTAGGGATGGTCTGATTTTTAAGAGAAccttttaaaaagggaaattatATACATAAGCGATAATTTTGTATTACGGAATGACTGAGTGATGCCTGAAGGTGTGGGGACTGTACAAAAATGGAACAGAGAGACATTACTGATACCTATATGGGCTTTTAACATCCTTATTCAGAAATATCCTTGTAGCGtatttggggaaaagaaaaccaagcaaTGTGTGCCTTATTCCAtctttttaacttcaaaatgttGTATCCCAGAAGGTAATTTGGTTTGAGTTTAGCTTCTGTAGTGAATTGCTACGTAGCAATGTTAAAACATTATGTGAAATATGCGTGACTTCCTAGCAAATCTAGGCTACATGGAATGGAACTTCAAAAAAACGAGCTGAGCTGGACCTTGAGTTATGGTGATTTTAAGAGGTCTTTTGTAGTTTGATGGTAAATTAAAAATTTGAGCTTATACATTATTTATGTTGTGTAATTTAAAACAGGATTATGCTGGTAAATGCAAAGTATTAATTTATTCCCATTTCTTCTCAGATAGGTTCAAGTGATGTTCGGAAAATTTGGAGTTCATTTGCATGAAAAAGACTTTAATGTGGTGTTGGAACTGCTAATATTTTGATAATGGTACTATAAGGAGGAAATATCTTCACAAGCTGTTGTTTTCTTACTAAATTACATCTATTCTGACTACGTGTCATTAGACAGTGCCTCCTCCCAAAACACTTCTGTAGTTGAAATGAACTCATGCTTCTAAATTGGCAGTTAACTGTGCTTATCTCTATGCAGCTGTGGTTTGACATGAACTTTCTGAACTTAAAAAACCAGTACAGAAGCAACCTGACAAACAACAGCTTTGGAAGAAGACTTTTGTTCCTCATGTAGGAAGTCATCTTCAGAGAGCTCATCATACAGTTCCTCCCTGATAGTGCTAATGGATGAACAGCTCTGACTTCTTTGTGATATCCTACTTTGGCAATTGTTGTTATATACTGTTTTAAACTTATTACAAATGAATGTATAAGAGCAAACATGTAGTGTATATTGGCTGAATTGTACTAATTTTTAGTATTTGCCATAACATCAGTTTGTTCGTATAGACTAATTTCCCAGTTCTGGGACGTTCTGAATTTCACTGTACTACAGTCGCTTCAAAGATGTCCATATGTTTTCCATCTGTGGTTCGTTGGACAACTTGATAAACATCTAGGATGTTTACAAGAATATCCACATTCCTCtattctttaatttaaaaaagaaaaaaaaaaataattatacaaCAAGCACTTTAATGATAGTCgcagtttattttttcaatttattttttgaaagatcAACACACTAATGTTAATATGAAGGTAGTGAATATTCGTCGATGTGTTATAGACAGACA
The sequence above is a segment of the Excalfactoria chinensis isolate bCotChi1 chromosome 1, bCotChi1.hap2, whole genome shotgun sequence genome. Coding sequences within it:
- the ZNF800 gene encoding zinc finger protein 800 isoform X2; protein product: MPLRDKCCQTDHHHHGCCEPVHILEPGDPPLLQQPLQTSKSGIQQIIECFRSGTKQLKHILLKDVDTIFECKLCRSLFRGLPNLITHKKFYCPPSLQMDDNLPDINDKQSQAISDLLEAIYPRVDKQEYIVRLEPIETNQNAVFQYVSRTDSPDENTENSSAPDQAPVPMQEPSTEPPKAVSALAPVGETVELPPADPVTNKVTPTPEEQPPAVTPEVDSVDNSDFGHQLICCLCRKEFHSRRSVRRHIRKVHKKKMEELKKYIETKKKPNLCSAKGRNKNVLVALGRSCPVCYKSFATKANVRRHFDEVHRGLRRDSITPDIATKPGQPLFLDTVSTKKSFKTRKQKSSSKAEYNLTACKCLLCKRKYSSQIMLKRHMQIVHKITLSGKNSKREKGPNNTANGTEIKLKVEPADSVEPSPPSIALSPQNELKGTNHSNEKKNTPSAQKNKVKQDSENPKSTSKSTTKSTCKSTTKSTPKSTNASAAGGQQKTRKPKLSAGFDFKQLYCKLCKRQFTSKQNLTKHIELHTDGNNIYVKYYRCPLCSYETRRKRDVIRHITVVHKKSPRYLGKITASLEIRAIKKPIDLVLNKVTKRGPQRDETKQIGSKHDVTSNSPNKKYEGADVGIEVKVTKNFSLHRCNKCGKAFARKAFLEHHKKTHKANVSHSPEENKTKGRSTRSKAVV
- the ZNF800 gene encoding zinc finger protein 800 isoform X1 encodes the protein MPLRDKCCQTDHHHHGCCEPVHILEPGDPPLLQQPLQTSKSGIQQIIECFRSGTKQLKHILLKDVDTIFECKLCRSLFRGLPNLITHKKFYCPPSLQMDDNLPDINDKQSQAISDLLEAIYPRVDKQEYIVRLEPIETNQNAVFQYVSRTDSPDENTENSSAPDQAPVPMQEPSTEPPKAVSALAPVGETVELPPADPVTNKVTPTPEEQPPAVTPEVDSVDNSDFGHQLICCLCRKEFHSRRSVRRHIRKVHKKKMEELKKYIETKKKPNLCSAKGRNKNVLVALGRSCPVCYKSFATKANVRRHFDEVHRGLRRDSITPDIATKPGQPLFLDTVSTKKSFKTRKQKSSSKAEYNLTACKCLLCKRKYSSQIMLKRHMQIVHKITLSGKNSKREKGPNNTANGTEIKLKVEPADSVEPSPPSIALSPQNELKGTNHSNEKKNTPSAQKNKVKQDSENPKSTSKSTTKSTCKSTTKSTPKSTNASAAGGQQKTRKPKLSAGFDFKQLYCKLCKRQFTSKQNLTKHIELHTDGNNIYVKYYRCPLCSYETRRKRDVIRHITVVHKKSPRYLGKITASLEIRAIKKPIDLVLNKVTKRGPQRDETKQIGSKHDVTSNSPNKKYEGADVGIEVKVTKNFSLHRCNKCGKAFARKAFLEHHKKTHKANVSHSPEENKTKGRSTRSKAVVW